The window TGTTCCATTCTGATAATGGCCTGTAGTGTGGACATTTTAAGTTTGGTCTGAATCTTAAAATTCAGATAAGGTAAATTACATTATCCGCTAACTGAAACCATGATCACCCTAAGTATGTAAAACCGTGCACGACAATAAGATATTGTAAATCGCTCTAGCCGGGTGTCAATGAGAAATCGCTTTATTAAAGATCTTCGTCAGAACCCTCTTATGACCAGAAATCAAGTGTTTATCATAAGTTAAGGCTCCACTTTCTTTCGTTGTCAATGTGGCACAGTACTGACTTTGCTAGTTATTCATATAAAAATAAAGtaacatttgttttatttacaCATTGACAGAGTATGTAAAAGTTAAATAATCGCTTCAGTACATTGGTAACAATATGAAATTACAAAGTTCCATTGAAAACAATTCAGCATCTTTCTGTCAAGACTGGAAGAAAGCAGCATTTTGTATGTGCTTATTATAGAGCAGGGTTAGagtccatttcaattcagtaaGAAGAACTTCCTGAATTGATTTAAATGAAAATAGTCCGAAATAGCACCCTAATTCCTACATCtcaattttagtaatttagcagacgatcttatccagagcgacttataggagcaattagggttaagtgccttgctcaagggcacatcgacagattgtccacctagttggctcagggattcgaaccagcgacctttcagttactcttaaccgctaggctacctgccgctctatatctatgggccctggtcaaaagtagtgcactatatagggaataggctgccaatTCAGACGTAACCATGGACTCCAACCCTGTTATAGGGTAACTCATAATACTGGCTTGAGGACTGAGCGCAGTGAGCGTCCCTCTTTGGTGAGCTCTCTGGTGAAGCACATGCAGGGCAGAGGGATAGCCTCGTCCCGACGGGTGATGGTGTTAAACTTGCACTTCTTCAGATGTTCGGCCATATTGGCGATGTTGGCAAACTTCCACTCGTTCACCGTACCGAAGGCCGTACTGAATCGCCACACCTGGTTCACAAAACAGAATCATATAAATGAATTAGTTCTAATGATAAAGACGTTTATATATGTAATATGGTATGCCTGCTTGTGTATGTCCTTTTACAATGCAAAGCCTTTAATCTAATTGATTACTGTGTTAATACAGGACAGCATGCATTCAGTGGTCAGGAAATGAATTCTAACTTGAGATCCCCATGCACATCTCAAACTGTCATACAAATCTGACATTTCCTATTGATCATAGATTTATGGGAAAATGCAATAAAATTAAATTCAATACAGATGTTAATGCACATGTTTAAAATGCAGTGAGTGACTAACCTTGTTTTGGATCTGCCATGAGGAGGACCCATCTGCCCGTCTTGTGTTCTCCCAGAGAAGCACCACCATGCCTCTGGACTGCAGTAAGCTGGCGCACACATCCCTCATGGTCCGGGAGACCCTGGACAGCTGGCACAGGCTGAAGCCATCCAGGAAACTGGCCACATACTGTTGCACCTCGAAGGGCAAGGAGCTCAGGTGGTCGCAGGTGGAGCCGAACCGACAGGCATTCCTGGGGAGAGTTTTATCTCCGAACTGGGGAGGCATACCCGGCTGCACCCCGAACGAGCCCAGGTGTCTATCGTGGATGATCCTGGAGCCCTGCACGGAGGGACAGAAGCGTCTCTGGGAGTAGGTGCAGCCGTAGTAGGCCAGAGGACAGCGGTGCTCTAGCCAGCCGTTCAACCCGGCGTGGATGTCACCgtgaacatttttgaaatgcgagGAGAATTCGTCTCTGCGGAACAGCTGTCCACACACAAAGGTGAACATGGTGCGCTGCTTTGTTTGGTAGCGGGCCACGCACTCCAGAACCAGGTCCAGTCTGAGGGTGTGGAAGGGGCTGGGGTTGGAGAGCTGTGGGCTGGCGTGATCACAGGCCGACGCTGAGGCGATGTCCCCCACCATGGTGTTAGTGGCCAGTATTGCCGAGGGGAAGGAGAAGGTCTGGGTACCAAAGTCGACGCGGTAACCGTCTACAAATCTGCTGTCTGAGATGCTGCGGCCCCCAGGGGAGTCCCCCAGACAGAAGAGCAGCGCTGCCGTGATCAGGTCGATCCCATGGAGCCCCAATGGATCGTCAGTTACCTCCAGGTCTGAGGTGTCCACTGACTTGTCCTCCATTTTAGCTCTGAACAGATAGGGGTCAGACATCATAGCCCTGCGCCCGTTAAACGTAAACACACTCATCCCTCTGAGCACCTGGAGGTTCTGTAGTTTCCTCTCCAGCCACCTGTCTTCGATCTCTAAGGGCAGGTGCTGAAGCACATTGTAGGGTTCCAGATTAGGGAGAGGCATGGGAAGAGGCAGGTGGATGGGAAGTGGTGGAGGGTGGGGGCCAGAGGGCTCCCGTGGTGTTACTATATTAGGCATGGAGAGATAAGGCATCACCGGCCTGAAGTCTGAAGACCTGTTGACTTCAGAGCGTCTGGGTGGAGATCTGCTCAGATCCATCCGCTCACGTCGTCTCAAGCGATCGTGGCCGTCTCCTGTATGGTGGAAACCGTTACTGAGGGGAGGAGGACCCACCTCTGCTAGACCCATCATGCCATCCTTCTCCGTTTCCTCTGAAGACTTGATTAGTTCATTGAGCTCTATCCAGTAGCTCTCATCGTCTCCCCGTCTGTCGGTTCCGACTCCACAGTCCACGGACACGCCGCCCACTGCTCCGAGGTCACAGTCCAACTCTGTGTCACTCTCCTTCATCTCTACATTCTTCAAGTCATCATGATTACCACCATCACTGTTCTCTCCATTATGGAGAACCCCATTTCTCTCAGTCTTTTCCCCATTTATAATTCCATTGATCAAGTTAATGTCCTTTGCACTTCTGAGAACGTCCAAGGTTGCAGCTAAGTTTTTTTTGTGTACTGCAATATAGGAATCCTCATCATCCATTTCAATCACTCCATTAGTCAAAGCAGCAGCCTCGTCTATTTCAACGATCCCATTACTTACTGCAGTGTCTGGAACACTTGACACTACATCAGCCATCTTTTCACTCGTTTCCACAGCTGGTTTATTATACCCGTTCCTTGATGTGTTGGTGGTGACTCGGAGGGACTCCAGTAGCATCCTCTGATCTTGCAGAGCCAGGGCCATGTCTAGCTGCTCCACCACTTCAACATTGCTCAGGTGCTCATAGGACTTCCTGTCTGAATAGCTCACAGGCCAACGGTTCCACTCCATGGTGCAACACACCACACTGGCTGGGCACGTCTCTAGGTGTTCAGCCATCTTGATCCGAGCAATAGTGAATGGGCACCCGAATCCAGTGTTGAGGCAAGGCACTCTTTCAAACGGGCATAGTAAATGATGCTCCTCCACTTTGCAGGAGTGGAAGACAGCTCCACAGACGAGAGGGCAGCAAATGAGATCACAGGACACACCAGTCTCTGGGCGGATCATACACCTCCTGTTCACACAGTTCAGGCAGTGAGCATGGAGCGCCTCCATCTTTGTTGTGTTGATATTCTGGATTTACAAGGAGGAAGGGGTGAAGTGGTCTGCCCTGAATTaatgtgagagaaaaaaacatttctaaaaacattaggATTTTTAACTAATTAGATGTGGAACCATAGTCAGTTAATGAATAGAAAAAGCAACCAGGCCATGTCCCAGTTTCTAAAAACATCCTGTCGTGTTAAATTATCCCACTGACATAGTTCTAGGGCCGGCTCTCTAGCTACCAAGCATGTGGCAATGGAGTCTCGTGCCTTTAAATGGCCAGCGTCACATTCTATAACTTAGCACCTGCTCCCATCTCAGTGTTTCTGTTTACTAAATCTTAAACTGCCACATGACATTTCACAACTCTTCTTGGGTTACAGTGCATGATCACACAACACGCCAGTTCTAGAATCTAGCCTAAAGGACCATGACCTTTAACCCCTTGCGGAGGTTGTATGAAgccagggaggaagagagaggcccaactcAGCGGAAaatgtctccctccagcaggtggcgttctTTCACCCACCAAACAAAGGGTTTTTTGTATGGcggtcaatgagtgtcgaatttggtcaacaaaaaaaccGAAGAGAAGTTTCGTAATACTTAAGTTGTTAAGAGTGTAcggatataagtaggacacgtaaCATCCCGGCAACTGAGAAAAAACACTATCGGAGTCatctcgagatggctatgcatattcatgaaattaggctagtagcatagcatctctctccattgaatacaggcagtTGATGTCACaaaccctcatcgaatattcaaaaaaggattacaataatacgatttatccaccaatccaaagaaaggataggcgggagctagacagcctgccatgccgctttgtggacaacgactcccattgttagggcggacagctacactgtgtacaaaataataagaacaccttcctaatattgagttacacccccggcccttttgccctcagaacagcctcaattcgttgtggcacggactccacaaggtgtcgaaagcgttccacatggatgctggcccatgttgacgccaatgcttcccacagttgtgtcaagttggctagatgtcctcaGGTttttggaccattcttgatatacacgggaaACAGTTGAatgtgaaaaccccagcagcgttgcagttcttgacacaaaccggtgcgcctggcacttactaccataccctgttgaaaggcacttaaatattttgtcttgtccatccacactctgaatggcacacatacacaatccatgtcaaaattgtctcaaggcttaaaagtctcTTCCCCTAAATCTACaccgattgaagtggatttaacaagtgacatcaaaggatcatagctttcacctggtcagtctgtcatggaaagagcaggtgtccttaaggttttgtacactcagtgtatcttgtcagtatatccacaATCTTTGATGAAGCAGAGGACAGTTCAGTGGACTTACTGGCCTGCTCATAGCGTGATGAcaacaaaaccttgagactttTCTAAACAACTGTCAGCCAACCATGATAGTGGCTGTAAGGGGAAACGTTGTACTGCCGGTCTTGACAGGGCATGACTGAGTTGTCTGGCTTCACAGGCCTCGTGCCAGATTGCGCaagataaacaaaaacaaattacTTGTAACTAACACATATTTAAATATAACACAACACATAGTATTAACAAGCTAACTGGCTATTTAGATTAACACAATATGAATACAGTTTAAAAagatagccagctaacgttagctagttaagttTGCCATTGGCAAGTGGAATGTCCGGCTTACTTAGTGCGGTTTCAAAAGGGAAAAACAATTATCAAGACTCTCTaacattgttagctagctagcaacaccaACCACCTTCTTCAGTCGTAGCTGTGCTAGCTAGCGGCTAACAAAACCCTTATTGAATAACGGGTGAAAAGGAGATGGAGGTTGGATACGGTGGCTCTCCAAATGTCCCATTTTAGCCAGCCActgagctagctaacgttagcttggtagctagctaacgttagcaagttaaCAAAAAACAGTCACAATTCcatttagctaattagcaaagtCGGCTTACCCGTATTAAATAACGATACAGCAAATCGTTGTTTTCCGAGTCTTGTCCTTATATTCAGCAGTGACACTAGCCAAACACAATTAACTAAAATGTAGGTAATGTTGTAGCAGCTAGCTAGTCAGCTACAAATATTCACGTCGTCTCTTTCGCCTCGAGTCGCTATTGTGACTTCTGCTGTAAAATGCTAGCTAGCTCATCTGTGGCTAGCTGCTAATATCTACAAATGGCGCAAGTTGATTGCGTCATCACGCTGCGGACCCGGACCACAGCCAAGTTTTGCTAGAGATGTGCGCCTGAAATAGATGGGGAATACCCCGAGAATACTTAGCTAGCTACATCTCAAAGAAATATGTTGTTTTAGACATTGAAAAGGTCAGAAATAGTTCAATTAAACACAACAGCTTTttgaaatacatgtatttttttctttACAAAAAAACACTGAAAACCCATATGTTACAAGAGATGTTTTCATTTTCATACCACATCTTAAAAATCCCTCATTTCTACACTGATATTTTATATACACCCAAAAGTACAGTAAATTCATGGTTTCCTCTTTCCTTATGCAACATtttaatttgtgtgtgtgggtgcacgTGCATGCATGCAGTGAGTGTAGttgtgcctggagaagtgggtatactcttaATTTTGCCAGAAATTTCCCAAAAGGCCCACCCAGTGAAGGAAAggcgccctgtgtgaaaaattatatgagaaacaagtgacatacactctgaatgacctaatatgataaatcccatattggtctttcacaatcaggccaacccaagctgtactgtgcaaaTAGGCTAATAGTAGGTGTACTTGGTCAGAAATACACAGGTTTCAGATTCttccataaaaaataaaaataaaggtttttgctCTCAAAGTAAACATTTTGATATAGAAAAACAACAGAATTGGATGTCCCAAGTccataacaatgcttaaaccacaccaGGAGACCACTTTTTGAGATCTTGGAAAAATCTAAGACATTTCTATTTTTGAGTGTAGTTATCCTTTAATTCAAGTGCACAGGCACCTAGCACTGTTGCTTTgttagcagtgtttctgtagcacatgagatggcgttgcaaaacaaatggccacaggattgatgcaaataatcatgatatcattctaccaggtaggcataggctactttgttaaCATTTCATTGGGAAgctttttgggaaagcctttccatctaccagaagacggttaggcctatcattaccatcactatATTTTTActgttccttaattgtttgaaatcatagaaatgtggaggcaattattttataaagacttcctcatacGTGTTCTCCTGTTCTTTTGGTTTTCGTTCATTGTCTAGCAGTCAAAGgcattatcctagtcatattatcaacccatgatagttgttgcatcATAAGATCTTGCCCCTTTAAAAATGTCTAACTGATATTTCCACGAATCCGGGTGCGCATTTTAGAACAGAGTTTTCCCGCAAATTCcattttggaacatttgtgcGTATTTTACAGccttgtgcacattgctgcgcctAAAATattaagaaataatagtttatcaacattttaagctaaacattctgatctgttccatcaaCCTTATTAATTGATCCGCCGTATAcatccactacactactttgatacgcatcaaggggattaagaagtgagcaTACGCAATGCCCTCTGAAAAATAAGTGTGTATACGGCGTATACCTGCGTATTCCCTCCACTACACCATTGCctgtgcatgcttgcatttgtGTGTCTGCTTTTGTagatgtatgtatgcatgcaccGTTTGACATCAGTTCTCATAGCTTGGACTTCTGGTCTGCTCAGCTATTTTAGGAGGCCACCTCTGAGATGTGGTGTATATTGGACAGAGTGAGCTGTGCGGCCTCCTGTGCTGGGTAGGAGTGTCTGGTTCTCAGCCACAGCCTCCCGAACACTCCAATGATCAGCAGCAGGACCACCAGCAGGCCTCCCAGGACAAACGTCTCCACCGAAAGCACACCTCCAGAGTCTGCAGGGAAAGAGATTGGCAAGTCAGAGATGCAGGgacgtgttcagtagggcacaacgTTAGCAAAACACAGAAGTAGGAAAACATTTTGAAATGGAAAACATAAATAAACTGGGGTGCGTTCAAcattttggaacgttcagatagaaatacactgaacaaaaatataaaacgctacatgtaaagtgttggtcccatgtttcatacacacaaaaagcttatttctctctaattttgtgcacaaatgtgtttacatccctgttagtgatcatttctcctttgccaagataatccagcaacttcgcacagccattgaagaggagtgggacaacattccacaggccacaatcaacagcctgatcaactctatgcaaaggaaatGTGTCaccctgcatgaggcaaatggtggtcacaccagatactgactggttttctgctcctacatttttttgggggggtatctgtgaccaacagatgcatatctgtattcccagtcatgtgaaatctatccatttatttaaattgactgatttccgaactgtaaactcagtaaaatctttgaaattgttgcatgttgcatttatatttttgttcagtatatgttatgtagaacaaacatgcctctctgacaagacctgggttcaaatactatttcaagtCTCTCAATTATGTTCACATACATTTAGAAGTAAGTATTccgatttatttttatttttatttttaagacaagtagttgaatattgaaatgtatttggaaatatacTTGGAAAGTATTGGCATGCATTTGaaatacactgactcaaatacacttccatgcatttaacccaggtattagaaaatactttcaaatagtgGACTATTTATAGGAAATTAATTTGAAATACTTTCAAATGCTTCCAATAGAAGTAGTTGATTTTTGATTTTGtgcaaatactcaaatacacagaaaatacGTTTTTAAAGAACAAATaatcaaatacacatgtatttgaacccaggtctgtctctgccatgtagaataaggaatcatgTTGGCTCTATCATGGCATCATGTTGGCTCTATCATGGCATTTCTATCTACAATGTTCGACAATATTTGGCTACTGAATTTGGCTatgttcttattggacaagctCAGGTAGTATCTCCCTGTTTCACTCTAATACAAAAGTTGTAtctctactgaacacaacccagtaCAGTATGTTGGTGATAATAAATAAAGAGCCTTTATTGTGAGACTTACTCAGGCTGGGTTGGTCACTCTCAGGCAGACGTCGCCTGATTGGTCCATAAGATACTGTATGGGACATGGCAACATCTCTTCTCATCCGCCTGGAGCTATCCTCACCAGAACAGTTCTGTTACATGGAAATATTAATATTAAGGTACAACAAGCATTTATATAGCTTCATTAAAGTATTATCACAGCATTATTACCATATTTACTTTTCCTTTTACATTTCCAAAATGATCACATATTTCTTTAATTAACACCAGTTgcaaataaatcaagttttttcATTGTCTTTATTTATGACAGCAGTAGGCCCTTGTTATAAACTAGGGTTTGAATGAGCCAGTGAGCATCATCAGAATGAAGAAAGGGGGAGGGATCACTCACAGGCTGACAGACCCCAGGTGTGTTGTGACAGATCTGAACATTGCAGTGGAGAAACACATCCTTGTAAGAGCTGCCCACAAACTTGAACATTTGTATCCTGAACATAGCCTCTGGCCCCTGTCCATTCTTCAGCACTGTCAACGTCTGTTCGTTTGACAACAAGGGGCAGCTGAAACACacacgagagagcgagagatagagagagagtaagagagagagtgagcgaaagagcaagagagagagcgagagagatagaacagGCAGTGGATCGCATCAGTATCAGAGGCAGCATGTGCAACCGTTGAATAAGATAtcatacattttaaaatgtgttGGTTAATGAAATCATTCCTGGTATGCTATACTAACACCTGATACAAAACCCAGACAAATAATCTACATTCACTTGTTTACACTGAACACATGCCATGTAAGAGCAGAGCACTTTGTGATTGTGATATTCCCATCTTTCATAATGGGATTCTGGGAATGACAAGGCAGATCCTTTTAAGTGTTTTCTTCTCAGACATAGTAAACAGAAGTACTTGTGCAAGTCATTGCTGTGCTGTTGCTAACAGTACAACATATGTCCTGGTTGTCAAGGACATGCACAGCTGTTGATCTGGGTCCTGGGTCACGTGACAGGGGTCTGAAGTTGTTGTGTTACCCCCAACTCTTAAGTCTAAGCAATTCAACAACTCTTATTTCATATTTCAACAACACCATTCCCAGAGGAATATGTGCTGGTGTCAAGTGTGGTTGAAAGTGTGACACTacaaaaatatacagtgcattcggaaagtattcagaccccttgacattttccacattttgttacgttacagccttattctaaaatggatgaaatagtttttccccccctcaatctacacacaataccccataatgacaaagcaaacaccgttttttataaacttttgcacatttatttaaaaaaaaaaacttcaatatcacatttacaaaagttttcagacccctcactcagtactttgttgaagcacctttggcagcgactacagcatcgagtcttcttgggtatgacgctacaagcttggcacacctgtatttggggagtttctcgcattcttctctgcagatcctctcaagctctgtcaggttggttggggagcatcgctgcacaactattttcaggtctctccagagatgttagatcgggttcaagtccaggctctggctgggccactcaaggacattcagagacttgtcccgaagccactcctgcgttgtcttggctgtgtacttagggtcgttgtcctgttggatggtgaaccttcgcatcagtctgaggtcctgagcgctctggagcaggctttacatttacatttacattttagtcatttagcagacgctcttatccagagcgacttacattattatttttattttatttttcatactggccccccgtgggaatcgaacccacaaccctggcgttgcaaacaccatgctctacatccctgccggccattccctcccctacccggacgacgctgggccaattgtgcgccgctccatgggtctcccggtcgtggccggctacgacagagcctggattcgaaccaggatctctagtggcacagctagcactgtgatgcagtgccttagaccactgcgccactcgggagactaggatctctctgtactttgctccgttcatc is drawn from Coregonus clupeaformis isolate EN_2021a chromosome 25, ASM2061545v1, whole genome shotgun sequence and contains these coding sequences:
- the fbxo30a gene encoding F-box only protein 30a; translation: MEALHAHCLNCVNRRCMIRPETGVSCDLICCPLVCGAVFHSCKVEEHHLLCPFERVPCLNTGFGCPFTIARIKMAEHLETCPASVVCCTMEWNRWPVSYSDRKSYEHLSNVEVVEQLDMALALQDQRMLLESLRVTTNTSRNGYNKPAVETSEKMADVVSSVPDTAVSNGIVEIDEAAALTNGVIEMDDEDSYIAVHKKNLAATLDVLRSAKDINLINGIINGEKTERNGVLHNGENSDGGNHDDLKNVEMKESDTELDCDLGAVGGVSVDCGVGTDRRGDDESYWIELNELIKSSEETEKDGMMGLAEVGPPPLSNGFHHTGDGHDRLRRRERMDLSRSPPRRSEVNRSSDFRPVMPYLSMPNIVTPREPSGPHPPPLPIHLPLPMPLPNLEPYNVLQHLPLEIEDRWLERKLQNLQVLRGMSVFTFNGRRAMMSDPYLFRAKMEDKSVDTSDLEVTDDPLGLHGIDLITAALLFCLGDSPGGRSISDSRFVDGYRVDFGTQTFSFPSAILATNTMVGDIASASACDHASPQLSNPSPFHTLRLDLVLECVARYQTKQRTMFTFVCGQLFRRDEFSSHFKNVHGDIHAGLNGWLEHRCPLAYYGCTYSQRRFCPSVQGSRIIHDRHLGSFGVQPGMPPQFGDKTLPRNACRFGSTCDHLSSLPFEVQQYVASFLDGFSLCQLSRVSRTMRDVCASLLQSRGMVVLLWENTRRADGSSSWQIQNKVWRFSTAFGTVNEWKFANIANMAEHLKKCKFNTITRRDEAIPLPCMCFTRELTKEGRSLRSVLKPVL